GGTGGCGCGCAAGTGCGGGGTCCAAATCGAGTTGATTGACGTGCTGATCGACGCCGGCGCTGCTCCCGACGGCAATCCGGACAATGCCCTGGTCAATGCCAACTTTGCTGCTGCCGCGCATCTTGTTGCGCGCGGAGCCAAGCTGACATTGGCAACCGCTCTTTGTTTGGAACGTTGGGATGACGCCACGCGCCTTGCCCCAACGACAAGCGCCGGCGAAAAACAATTCGCGTTCATTCTTGCCGCTCTCCGAGGTAAGGCTGAGGCGCTTCGGCGAATGATTGATTTTGGAGTTGATCTGAATCGTCCCAGCGCTGATCTTTATTCGCACGCCACCGCCCTCCATCACGCCGTAAGCTCAGGTTCGCTGAAAGCAGTGAAAGTTCTCGTGCAGGCTGGCGCCGCGCTCGACACAAAAGACAGCGTTTGGAACGCTACGCCCCTGGGGTGGGCCGAGTATTATATCGCCGAGCCGGATGGCGATGATGCGGACAAATCCCATCGCGAGATCGCGGCGTATCTGCGCGACCAAGAACAACTTCAAGGCACAGACGCGAAGGCCTGTTGATTTTTTTCTTACACTTTTTTGTGTGAGAATGTTTTTAGAAGATAATTTCAAAGCGCTAAATGGAATCCGCTCATGGAACCGAACCTCAAACAAGCCGTATCGTTTTTCGCTGTTTCGAATATGGAAACTTCCCTGCGTTACTACGTTGATGGCCTCGGCTTTGAGATGACTAACAAGTGGATTGACGAGGGCAAGCTGCGCTGGTGTTGGCTGCAACGCGGGGATGCGGCTCTCATGCTGCAGGAATTCAAGAAGGAAGGACACGACTCTTGGGCGCCTGAAGGTAAAGTCGGCGTGGGCGTCACAATCTGCTTCATTTGCGAGGATGCGCTGGCGCTGTACCACGAATTCACCGCGCGCGGAATTCCGGCTTCACGGCCCTTTGTGGGGAATGGCATGTGGGTCACTGCACTGTCAGACCCGGACGGCTACCGGATCGACTTCGAGAGTTACACGGGTGTAGCCGAAGGTACAGAGTACACAGAAGCAGAAGAATATAATTCTTGCACACGCAAATGAATTTCAAGCTCTGCAACAAGCAGGTTTAAACCGCGAATAGACGCCACTGAACGCGAATAAAAAATTCGCGCTTATTAGCGGCAATTCGCGGTTTGAATTTTCTTTACCGCAAAGCAACATTGCACTCTTAACCGACTAAATCCTGGCAGTCGTGCTTGTAGCCGTGCGGCGCGCGATTTCCTGACGCACGGCCGGCGCGACTTTCGTTCCCAAAAGCTCAATCGCGCGCATTGTTTTATCATGCGGCATCGAGCCGACAGTCAGTTGCGCCAGAAAGCGCTGATGGCCGAAAATTTCATATTGAAAAAGAATCTTGTCGATCACTTCTTGCGGACTGCCCACGAGCAGCGCACCTCGCGGTGAACGCAGCGCCTCGAACTGCTCTCGCGTGGTGGGCGGCCAGCCGCGTTCCCGCCCAATCCTGGTCATCACTTCGGCATAAGAGGGATAGAACTCATCTGCCGCCTGTTGCGAAGAGTCTGCAACATAAGCATGTGAGTTGATGCCTACCGGAAGCTGTGCCGGATCATGTCCAGCCCGGCGTGCGGTGTCGCGATAAAGCGCGATGAGAGGCGCGAAGCGTTCCGGCGCGCCGCCAATGATGGCAACCGCCAGAGGCAATCCCAGCATCGCCGCGCGCACAACTGACTGCGGTGTGCCGCCGACGGCAATCCATATTGGCAGAGGATTTTGCAACGGGCGGGGATAAATTCCGAGATCCTTGATCGGCGGCCGGTGTTTGCCTGACCAATTTACATGCACATGATCGCGCAGTTGCAAGAGAAGCTCAAGCTTTTCTGCGAACAGCTCATCGTAATCGTTGAGATCATATCCAAACAACGGGAAAGACTCGATGAACGATCCGCGTCCCGCCATAATCTCCGCGCGCCCGGCGGAAAGCAAATCCAAAGTGGCAAAGTTTTGAAAAACCCTCACGGGATCATCAGAACTCAGCACCGTGACGGCGCTGGTCAGCCGGATGTTTTTGGTATGCTCTGCTGCCGCGGCCAGCACCACTGCCGGAGCGGACACGGCGAAGTCGGGGCGATGATGTTCTCCGACACCAAAGACTTCCAGCCCAACCTGTTCGGCGAGTTTGATTTCCTCAACGAGATTACGCAGCCGCTGTGCGGCGCTGATCGTTCGGCCGGTTGCCGGATCCGGCGTCGTTTCGGCAAAGGTGTAAATGCCAATTTCCATATCAAATATTCTCTTCCATTGCAGTAGTTTGATTTTATGTTAATGCACATCGTGCTGATGAACATGTGGACAAACAATTACCCGAATCTTAAACAAACA
This sequence is a window from Cytophagia bacterium CHB2. Protein-coding genes within it:
- a CDS encoding ankyrin repeat domain-containing protein, translating into MYNLETLDFLFREAVAAIDAGDVSKLKRLLAANSGLVHKRLESPGAWLRDTVGNALDGFFRQPYLLWFVAEDPVRNNILPQNIAQVARTIIDMAKHEGTDNLQEQLDYALQLVSFSWVARKCGVQIELIDVLIDAGAAPDGNPDNALVNANFAAAAHLVARGAKLTLATALCLERWDDATRLAPTTSAGEKQFAFILAALRGKAEALRRMIDFGVDLNRPSADLYSHATALHHAVSSGSLKAVKVLVQAGAALDTKDSVWNATPLGWAEYYIAEPDGDDADKSHREIAAYLRDQEQLQGTDAKAC
- a CDS encoding VOC family protein, which codes for MEPNLKQAVSFFAVSNMETSLRYYVDGLGFEMTNKWIDEGKLRWCWLQRGDAALMLQEFKKEGHDSWAPEGKVGVGVTICFICEDALALYHEFTARGIPASRPFVGNGMWVTALSDPDGYRIDFESYTGVAEGTEYTEAEEYNSCTRK
- a CDS encoding LLM class flavin-dependent oxidoreductase; its protein translation is MEIGIYTFAETTPDPATGRTISAAQRLRNLVEEIKLAEQVGLEVFGVGEHHRPDFAVSAPAVVLAAAAEHTKNIRLTSAVTVLSSDDPVRVFQNFATLDLLSAGRAEIMAGRGSFIESFPLFGYDLNDYDELFAEKLELLLQLRDHVHVNWSGKHRPPIKDLGIYPRPLQNPLPIWIAVGGTPQSVVRAAMLGLPLAVAIIGGAPERFAPLIALYRDTARRAGHDPAQLPVGINSHAYVADSSQQAADEFYPSYAEVMTRIGRERGWPPTTREQFEALRSPRGALLVGSPQEVIDKILFQYEIFGHQRFLAQLTVGSMPHDKTMRAIELLGTKVAPAVRQEIARRTATSTTARI